One genomic region from Anabaena sp. PCC 7108 encodes:
- a CDS encoding SpoIIE family protein phosphatase has translation MKKPSLFRFKSITHRLIFSCVVAAIAIYGVSYWQARKLLQKSVDGWLIDLSQSRIDTVANEMEGKLQAIERSILLSIYGIEKSAQNANAVNQNELLPLLKTLVEKQPQIQAIALINASNIETGWYYDRQGKYTKLNPETSRNWLNRCQIKDNTPTSSFWTQPYPLNHPSAITYCVPLSANSNPETSHWLAISVNLDWVSSNMAEKLAQSNQSHGLELGNYFVFSPSNAQWIVKPENLPLLQQWLSQQNNTLNNLQQNRGLINTRTNSQGILVTTKVNSTNWIVGIIFPAAKLEEFQQQYLWLIIISMSKDMLLICVVIAFISQLTIRPLRQLNSSTQEMARGNLDTILPTVTSDDEVGRLTQSFRQMRDSLQLYISNLQETTAAKQKLESELSIAAQIQRTMVPKTTVDSSCNSPYLISALLKPARIVGGDLYDFFLLGSDRLCIIIGDVADKGFPAALLMARTVTLIRTLTKPFNTPSEILHTVNQELCAENEECLFVTVFCGVIDLRSGNFTYASGGHDAPLLIHNRQVQYLDLETSSPLGLYEDSVFVESECILAPNDLILLYTDGITEAMNCEGEIFSEERLIEIITSYPPTNPARAVRTIVHFCQQFVGDAPQSDDITLLAVQYLPSSPFSQAVNVMEWNLTLNSELTELEEVKQKLSEILQAASLTVELIEDAQLIVEEVLVNIIEYGYENRSDGYIDLRIEINNQQLMMTFKDSGKPFNPLTDIASPDIMMDDEERSLGGFGFFLVQELAEQVDYVYLHGKNILTVRQAIAQLA, from the coding sequence ATGAAAAAACCATCCCTATTTAGATTTAAAAGTATTACCCATCGGTTAATATTTAGTTGTGTTGTCGCAGCAATCGCTATTTATGGAGTTTCCTATTGGCAAGCACGTAAACTGTTGCAAAAAAGTGTAGATGGTTGGTTGATTGATTTATCTCAGTCCCGGATTGACACTGTTGCAAATGAGATGGAAGGGAAACTGCAAGCCATTGAAAGAAGTATTCTACTGTCGATTTATGGTATTGAAAAATCTGCACAAAATGCCAATGCTGTTAATCAAAATGAACTGTTACCATTACTAAAAACCCTAGTCGAAAAACAGCCTCAAATTCAGGCAATTGCACTCATCAATGCCAGCAATATTGAAACTGGATGGTACTATGATCGACAGGGAAAATACACCAAACTTAATCCAGAAACAAGCAGAAATTGGCTTAACCGTTGCCAAATCAAGGACAATACCCCAACTTCATCGTTTTGGACACAACCCTATCCCCTAAATCATCCATCAGCTATCACTTATTGCGTTCCTTTATCTGCTAATAGTAATCCAGAAACTAGCCATTGGTTGGCGATTTCAGTGAATTTAGATTGGGTATCTTCTAATATGGCAGAAAAGTTAGCCCAGTCAAATCAATCTCATGGTCTAGAATTGGGCAATTATTTTGTGTTTTCACCATCAAATGCACAATGGATTGTCAAACCAGAAAATCTCCCATTGCTTCAGCAGTGGTTATCTCAGCAAAATAATACTTTAAATAACCTGCAACAAAATCGGGGATTGATTAATACCAGAACTAATTCCCAAGGCATTTTGGTGACGACAAAGGTGAACTCTACAAATTGGATTGTCGGCATCATATTTCCCGCTGCAAAGTTAGAGGAGTTTCAGCAGCAATACCTGTGGTTGATAATTATTTCTATGTCGAAAGATATGTTATTGATATGTGTGGTAATTGCCTTCATTTCTCAACTTACAATCCGTCCACTGCGTCAACTCAACAGCAGCACACAAGAAATGGCTAGAGGCAACTTAGATACCATTCTACCAACAGTTACTTCCGACGATGAAGTGGGGCGGTTAACCCAATCTTTTCGCCAAATGCGCGACTCTCTGCAACTCTATATCAGCAATCTGCAAGAGACAACTGCTGCTAAACAAAAACTAGAAAGCGAACTTTCTATTGCTGCCCAAATTCAGCGCACAATGGTTCCCAAGACTACTGTGGACAGTAGTTGCAATTCGCCATATCTGATATCTGCTTTATTGAAACCTGCGCGGATTGTGGGTGGTGATCTTTATGACTTTTTTCTTTTAGGAAGCGATCGCTTGTGCATAATTATTGGTGATGTCGCTGACAAAGGATTCCCAGCAGCATTACTGATGGCACGCACAGTCACCTTGATTCGCACTCTCACCAAACCCTTCAATACCCCTAGCGAAATCCTGCACACCGTTAATCAGGAACTATGTGCTGAAAATGAAGAATGTTTATTTGTTACCGTATTTTGTGGTGTGATTGATTTACGCAGTGGTAATTTTACTTACGCCAGTGGCGGTCATGATGCCCCTTTATTGATACATAATCGACAAGTTCAGTATTTAGATTTGGAAACTAGTTCACCCCTGGGGTTATATGAAGATTCCGTATTTGTAGAAAGTGAGTGTATACTAGCACCTAATGATTTAATCCTACTTTATACTGATGGCATCACAGAAGCGATGAACTGCGAGGGTGAGATATTTTCTGAGGAACGGTTAATTGAGATTATTACCTCTTATCCACCCACCAATCCAGCCCGTGCAGTACGCACAATTGTACATTTTTGCCAGCAGTTTGTGGGGGATGCACCGCAATCAGATGATATTACTTTGTTAGCTGTGCAGTATTTACCGTCAAGTCCTTTTTCTCAAGCAGTAAATGTTATGGAATGGAACCTGACTCTCAACAGCGAGTTAACCGAGTTGGAGGAAGTGAAACAAAAGTTAAGTGAGATTTTGCAAGCTGCTAGTCTGACTGTGGAATTGATTGAAGATGCCCAGTTAATTGTGGAAGAGGTTTTGGTCAATATTATTGAATATGGTTATGAGAATCGCAGCGACGGTTATATCGATTTGCGGATTGAAATCAATAATCAACAGTTGATGATGACTTTTAAAGATAGTGGTAAGCCTTTTAATCCTTTAACTGACATTGCCTCACCAGATATAATGATGGATGATGAAGAGCGATCGCTAGGAGGATTTGGCTTTTTCTTGGTGCAAGAACTAGCAGAGCAAGTAGACTATGTTTATCTCCACGGTAAGAACATTTTGACAGTCCGGCAAGCGATCGCTCAATTAGCTTAG
- a CDS encoding STAS domain-containing protein, whose translation MALQIYVENTDSTTLCLALDGKLDTLTATDLDTSIQKSLTPNIQTLILNLQNLSFISSAGLRVLAKARKTMTSRKGKVFFTHPTPQVKKVFDIVKAVPLSEVFANTQELDAYLTAMQADVDGEND comes from the coding sequence ATGGCATTGCAAATCTACGTAGAAAATACTGACTCTACCACCTTGTGTTTAGCTTTGGATGGTAAGCTTGATACGCTGACAGCTACTGATTTGGATACATCTATTCAAAAAAGCTTGACACCGAACATCCAGACTCTGATTTTAAATCTCCAGAACTTGAGTTTTATCTCCAGTGCTGGACTACGTGTGTTGGCCAAGGCGCGAAAAACTATGACATCAAGAAAAGGCAAAGTATTTTTCACCCATCCTACCCCTCAAGTTAAGAAAGTATTTGATATTGTCAAAGCTGTTCCTCTCTCTGAAGTGTTTGCCAATACTCAGGAGTTAGATGCCTACTTAACAGCTATGCAAGCTGATGTAGATGGGGAAAATGATTAA